In Deinococcus taeanensis, one DNA window encodes the following:
- a CDS encoding eCIS core domain-containing protein: protein MQHVAKKPSTKTVAVQTRPILQASSTVTPAVQRQQQVQRDLQRFTARPTSVQLQVAAPALRAARLHAQEIGQIAAQQQTVQRQVTALTAALPDGAVQAALQRQAQSSVPVAVIRTPQSPSDWVTVMRQRAEQVEGQRLDPKAYGQFTALQRQVAGQLTTAFKQDRQPAAERHQAFAAHLASLQRHPLSRPVVQVVLGSLPAGERPAIQCAVGEVQEREALQRQQDGQALSLHSLQRQLAELDEQATKPVMERIQARRGSGNPLPAAVQRHLEQGLNHDLSRVRIHDDAEADKLAKGVNAVAFTTGTDIYFRSGKFNPNTKSGLELLAHEVTHTVQQAQGKVGRGIDPDAGLEAEAQSMGSKLARVLPSAKSLMPPSPHAPGVYTKAAALQRAQEGATQAFALKPLYDLQPQAVQRLGNPFKWVGDKVQDGVQAVANKGREMIAGALTQIPGYRELTLAFGKDLVTGKAVAQNPNTILDTLTSWVPGPLKDILKALKETNALPKAWAWFKAELAKLNLAGVLGEVASAIGKADLGAAKTAVTSRIGGLKALIVGSAKKIAEIGLTALAAGLGPVGQGVIAQLRKSGDLIIQVLKNPAKFAGNLLNALKGGFKSFAGNAPKHLQTGLGQWLTGASGITLPAKLDLQGVFMTALSVMGLTYQAMRGRLVKAMGPNGEKQVRAAEGTLDALKTLMGGLHKSGEMKANQAPVGNEVVAGLKSEVTKSVVMAGITKVASMLIPGGGFVQALIGAFRSVQFVIEQGKQIMGVITSAVQSVGAIAEGNIGAAVKGVESTLARSIPVALGFLGKVLGLGNIGAKVKTVIGKVRGKLEALLDKAVARIKKLIGTSRKPAVIGTQPTTSREHDRAVRAGLDDIPRLEAKYTVKGVLPKNAAKRVAKAIQQKHRIFSKVIAHVNQGERARYEWFASHGWEDGAKKLGARIDVQAELQAAKAAAPANWTAVFATGGKKLQCLPDPAGNTSLTLRRTWQESGRSTRSILDRLEVAMEKTLLASKPALSADRRLLEAEMAKLAQIVFSKIADRPLFYVKWTEIPRKLKPGPHMLVRDPSQKITKYADHAKSAMDDTLTGLSGEIHHAVSLYLGGGNSAKNLIAAVGKARIADTAHNILHDVLDTTVVRAALTGLADDYALTWSSLASTFDDSALKILIGTCTDDGDITYKETGVDFQKP from the coding sequence ATGCAGCACGTCGCCAAGAAACCCTCCACGAAGACAGTCGCGGTTCAGACGCGGCCGATTCTTCAGGCCTCATCCACCGTCACGCCCGCCGTTCAACGGCAGCAGCAGGTCCAGCGGGACCTCCAGCGCTTCACTGCCCGTCCCACTTCCGTGCAGCTACAGGTCGCCGCCCCTGCTCTCCGGGCTGCACGCCTGCACGCTCAGGAAATTGGTCAGATCGCAGCACAACAGCAGACCGTCCAGCGGCAGGTCACGGCCCTAACCGCAGCGCTGCCGGATGGTGCTGTTCAGGCCGCCCTGCAACGCCAGGCGCAGTCGTCCGTGCCTGTTGCCGTGATCAGGACGCCCCAGTCCCCTTCAGACTGGGTGACGGTGATGCGACAGCGGGCGGAACAGGTCGAAGGGCAGCGGCTGGATCCCAAGGCGTATGGGCAGTTCACGGCCCTGCAGCGGCAGGTGGCCGGGCAGCTCACTACGGCCTTCAAACAGGATCGTCAGCCTGCGGCCGAGCGGCACCAGGCCTTCGCAGCTCACCTCGCCAGCCTGCAGCGGCACCCGTTGAGCCGGCCCGTAGTACAGGTGGTGCTGGGCAGCCTCCCCGCAGGGGAACGCCCGGCAATTCAGTGCGCCGTGGGTGAGGTGCAGGAGCGGGAAGCGCTGCAACGCCAGCAGGACGGGCAGGCCCTGTCGTTGCACAGCCTGCAGCGGCAACTGGCGGAGCTGGACGAGCAGGCCACGAAGCCGGTTATGGAACGCATCCAGGCCAGGCGAGGGAGCGGGAACCCCCTCCCGGCCGCGGTGCAGCGTCATCTGGAGCAGGGCCTGAACCATGACCTCAGCCGCGTGCGTATCCACGACGACGCCGAGGCCGACAAGCTGGCCAAGGGCGTGAACGCGGTGGCCTTCACGACGGGCACGGACATTTACTTCCGTTCCGGGAAATTCAACCCGAACACGAAGTCCGGACTGGAACTGCTCGCGCACGAGGTCACGCACACCGTCCAGCAGGCTCAAGGCAAGGTCGGCCGAGGTATCGACCCGGATGCCGGTCTGGAAGCCGAGGCGCAGTCGATGGGGTCGAAGCTCGCCCGGGTGCTGCCCAGCGCGAAGAGCCTGATGCCGCCCAGTCCCCACGCTCCCGGCGTGTACACCAAGGCGGCTGCCCTGCAGCGGGCCCAGGAGGGGGCCACACAGGCCTTCGCCCTCAAACCCCTGTACGACCTGCAGCCCCAGGCGGTGCAGCGCCTCGGCAACCCGTTCAAGTGGGTGGGAGACAAGGTTCAGGACGGCGTGCAGGCAGTCGCCAACAAAGGCAGGGAGATGATCGCCGGCGCCCTCACGCAGATTCCCGGGTACCGGGAACTCACGCTGGCGTTCGGGAAGGACCTCGTCACTGGGAAGGCGGTCGCGCAGAACCCGAACACCATCCTCGATACGCTGACCAGTTGGGTCCCGGGGCCGCTCAAGGACATCCTCAAGGCGCTGAAGGAAACGAACGCCCTTCCAAAAGCCTGGGCGTGGTTCAAGGCCGAACTCGCCAAACTCAACCTCGCCGGCGTCCTCGGCGAAGTGGCGAGTGCCATCGGCAAGGCCGACCTGGGCGCGGCGAAAACGGCCGTCACGAGCCGCATCGGGGGCCTGAAGGCGCTGATCGTTGGCAGCGCGAAGAAGATCGCGGAGATCGGCCTGACCGCCCTGGCCGCCGGGCTCGGTCCGGTCGGGCAGGGCGTGATCGCCCAACTGCGGAAGAGCGGAGACCTGATCATCCAGGTCCTGAAGAACCCCGCGAAGTTCGCCGGGAACCTCCTGAACGCCCTGAAAGGCGGCTTCAAGAGCTTTGCCGGCAACGCCCCGAAGCACCTGCAGACCGGCCTGGGGCAGTGGCTGACCGGGGCGAGCGGCATCACCTTACCCGCCAAGCTCGACCTGCAGGGCGTGTTCATGACGGCCCTGAGCGTGATGGGCCTGACCTATCAGGCGATGCGCGGCCGACTGGTCAAGGCGATGGGCCCGAACGGCGAGAAGCAGGTCCGGGCGGCCGAAGGGACCCTGGACGCCCTGAAAACCCTGATGGGCGGCCTGCACAAGTCCGGCGAGATGAAGGCCAACCAGGCGCCAGTGGGCAACGAAGTGGTGGCCGGCCTGAAGAGCGAGGTCACCAAGAGCGTGGTGATGGCGGGCATCACGAAGGTCGCGAGCATGCTCATCCCGGGTGGCGGCTTCGTTCAGGCGCTGATCGGGGCGTTCCGGAGCGTGCAGTTCGTGATCGAGCAGGGCAAGCAGATCATGGGCGTGATCACCAGTGCCGTGCAGAGCGTCGGGGCCATCGCCGAGGGGAACATCGGCGCGGCGGTCAAGGGCGTGGAGAGCACGCTGGCGCGCAGCATCCCGGTGGCGTTGGGCTTCCTCGGCAAGGTTCTGGGGCTGGGGAACATCGGCGCCAAGGTCAAGACCGTGATTGGGAAGGTCCGAGGAAAACTGGAGGCCCTGCTCGACAAGGCCGTCGCACGCATCAAGAAGCTCATCGGTACTTCCAGGAAGCCCGCCGTGATTGGAACTCAGCCGACCACTTCGAGGGAACACGACCGTGCGGTCAGAGCCGGCCTGGACGACATCCCGAGGCTTGAGGCGAAGTACACTGTGAAGGGCGTCCTTCCGAAGAACGCAGCGAAACGCGTAGCAAAGGCAATCCAGCAGAAGCACCGGATCTTCAGCAAGGTGATCGCCCATGTGAACCAGGGGGAACGCGCCCGGTACGAGTGGTTCGCCTCCCACGGCTGGGAGGATGGGGCGAAGAAGCTGGGGGCGCGCATCGATGTTCAGGCAGAGCTGCAGGCGGCGAAGGCGGCGGCCCCCGCCAACTGGACGGCCGTGTTCGCCACTGGTGGGAAGAAACTTCAGTGCCTGCCGGACCCTGCCGGGAACACCAGTCTGACGTTGAGGCGCACCTGGCAGGAGAGCGGCCGGTCCACCCGCAGCATCCTCGACCGGCTCGAGGTGGCCATGGAAAAGACCCTGCTTGCCTCGAAGCCGGCGCTGAGCGCTGACCGTCGCCTGCTTGAAGCAGAGATGGCGAAGCTGGCCCAGATCGTCTTCAGCAAGATTGCCGACCGGCCCCTCTTCTACGTCAAGTGGACGGAGATTCCCAGAAAACTCAAGCCTGGGCCGCACATGCTGGTGCGCGATCCATCCCAGAAGATCACGAAGTACGCGGATCACGCGAAATCTGCGATGGACGACACCCTGACCGGGCTGTCTGGAGAGATCCACCACGCCGTCTCGCTGTACCTGGGCGGCGGAAACAGCGCGAAGAACCTGATCGCGGCGGTCGGCAAGGCGCGGATTGCCGACACGGCTCACAACATTCTGCACGACGTCTTGGACACCACCGTGGTTCGTGCCGCCCTCACCGGGCTGGCGGACGACTACGCTCTGACGTGGTCGAGTCTGGCCAGCACCTTCGACGATTCGGCCCTGAAGATCCTGATCGGCACCTGTACCGACGACGGCGACATCACCTACAAGGAAACCGGAGTGGACTTCCAGAAACCATGA
- a CDS encoding AAA family ATPase translates to MTPAGHPLELVVFVGLPGSGKTTFYRARFAEAHAHVSKDLFPNNRNKARRQQQLLQDALQAGRNVVPDNTNPTVGDRAGAIAFAQAYGALVTGYVFALDVPASIERNAGREGKARVPDVAIYAIAKRWQPPTLEEGFDRLFTVYLTPEGAFEILPLEPQ, encoded by the coding sequence GTGACTCCTGCAGGTCATCCGTTGGAGCTCGTGGTGTTCGTGGGGCTGCCTGGAAGCGGCAAGACCACTTTCTACCGGGCCCGCTTCGCCGAAGCACACGCGCACGTCAGCAAAGATCTGTTCCCCAACAACCGGAACAAGGCCCGCCGCCAGCAGCAGCTGCTCCAGGATGCCCTCCAGGCCGGCCGCAACGTCGTGCCAGACAACACCAATCCCACGGTCGGTGACCGTGCAGGCGCCATTGCGTTTGCTCAGGCGTACGGCGCCCTGGTGACCGGCTACGTGTTCGCTCTTGACGTTCCGGCCTCCATCGAGCGCAACGCCGGCCGCGAGGGCAAGGCCCGCGTCCCGGACGTCGCCATCTACGCCATCGCCAAACGCTGGCAGCCCCCCACCCTCGAGGAAGGCTTCGACCGCCTCTTCACCGTCTACCTCACCCCCGAGGGAGCCTTCGAGATCCTGCCGCTGGAGCCTCAATGA